A single genomic interval of Malania oleifera isolate guangnan ecotype guangnan chromosome 11, ASM2987363v1, whole genome shotgun sequence harbors:
- the LOC131167737 gene encoding pentatricopeptide repeat-containing protein At3g26782, mitochondrial, with the protein MKIFSNFNIVAIKDYWQIYRTHFSTNPNLTTHFNKFVDKANVSSWNSVIAELARAGDSVEALRAFSSMRRLSLNPDRSTFPCAIKSCSALFDLRSGRQAHQQALIFGFESDVFVSSALVDMYSKCGELEDARTLFDEIPQRNVVSWTSMIAGYTQNGSAQDAILLFKEFLIEESGRCGELGVCIDSIAMVSVLSACSHVSGKSITEGVHGFLVKSGFEEDLGVGNTLMDAYAKCDEIGVSRKVFDGMTDRDVVSWNSMIAVYAQNGLSTESLEVFHLMLKNREVYYNEVTLSAVLLACSHSGFLQVGKCIHDQVIKLGLEENVFVGTSIVDMYCKCGRVEKARKAFDRVKDKNVKSWTAMVAGYGMHGHAKEALAVFYDMIRFGVKPNYITFVSVLAACSHAGMLEEGWHWFKAMNHEFDIEPGVEHYGCMVDLLGRAGFLNDAYDLIKEMKVKPDFVIWGSLLGACRIYKNVELGEISARKLFELDPNNCGYYVLLSNMYADAGRWNDVERMRIFMKNHRLVKPPGFSLVEAKGRVHVFLVGDKEHPQHEKIYEYLEKLSVKLQEVGYVPNMTSVLHDVDQEEKEMTLRVHSEKLAVAFGVMSTVPGTTIQIIKNLRVCSDCHTAIKLIAKIVNREIIVRDSKRFHHFKDGFCSCGDYW; encoded by the exons ATGAAGATTTTCTCGAACTTTAACATAGTTGCAATAAAAGATTATTGGCAAATCTATAGAACCCACTTCTCCACAAATCCAAATCTCACAACCCATTTCAATAAATTCGTAGACAAGGCCAATGTGTCCTCCTGGAACTCCGTCATCGCCGAGTTGGCGCGGGCCGGCGACTCGGTGGAAGCCCTCCGAGCCTTCTCCTCCATGCGACGGCTCTCTCTCAATCCAGATAGGTCCACCTTCCCCTGCGCCATCAAATCCTGCTCGGCGCTGTTTGATCTGCGCTCGGGCAGGCAAGCCCACCAGCAAGCCCTGATCTTTGGTTTTGAATCCGACGTTTTCGTGTCCTCTGCTCTTGTAGACATGTACTCGAAATGCGGCGAGTTGGAGGACGCACGCACACTGTTCGACGAAATTCCCCAAAGAAATGTGGTTTCGTGGACTTCAATGATAGCTGGGTACACCCAAAATGGAAGTGCCCAGGACGCAATATTGCTTTTTAAGGAGTTCTTGATTGAAGAAAGTGGGAGGTGTGGAGAATTGGGTGTTTGTATCGATTCAATTGCTATGGTTTCGGTTCTATCAGCTTGTTCTCATGTTTCAGGGAAGAGTATTACGGAAGGGGTTCATGGGTTTTTGGTAAAAAGTGGTTTTGAGGAGGATTTAGGCGTTGGGAACACTTTGATGGATGCGTATGCTAAGTGTGATGAGATTGGTGTGTCTAGGAAGGTGTTTGATGGGATGACTGATAGGGACGTTGTTTCGTGGAATTCGATGATTGCAGTGTATGCACAAAATGGATTGTCAACAGAATCTTTGGAAGTCTTTCATCTAATGTTGAAGAATAGAGAAGTCTATTACAATGAGGTGACTTTATCTGCTGTGTTGTTGGCCTGCTCTCATTCTGGGTTTCTGCAAGTGGGGAAGTGTATTCATGATCAG GTTATAAAGTTGGGTTTGGAAGAGAACGTGTTTGTGGGCACTTCGATTGTTGACATGTATTGTAAATGTGGGAGAGTTGAGAAAGCAAGGAAGGCATTTGATCGTGTGAAGGATAAGAATGTGAAGTCGTGGACTGCCATGGTTGCTGGCTATGGCATGCATGGCCATGCCAAAGAGGCTTTGGCTGTTTTTTACGACATGATAAGGTTTGGGGTCAAACCAAATTACATAACTTTTGTGTCAGTTTTAGCTGCTTGTAGCCATGCCGGTATGTTGGAAGAAGGCTGGCATTGGTTCAAAGCCATGAATCATGAATTTGATATAGAACCTGGTGTTGAGCACTACGGATGCATGGTTGACCTTCTTGGGCGCGCTGGATTTCTCAATGATGCTTATGATTTGATTAAGGAAATGAAGGTGAAACCCGATTTTGTGATTTGGGGTTCTCTTCTTGGTGCATGTAGGATCTACAAGAATGTGGAGTTGGGGGAAATTTCTGCAAGAAAACTGTTTGAATTGGACCCAAATAATTGTGGGTATTATGTCTTACTTTCAAATATGTATGCTGATGCAGGAAGGTGGAATGATGTGGAAAGGATGAGAATATTTATGAAGAACCACAGGCTAGTAAAACCTCCCGGATTCAGTTTGGTAGAAGCAAAAGGGAGGGTTCATGTCTTTCTAGTTGGGGATAAAGAGCACCCACAGCATGAGAAGATTTATGAGTATTTGGAGAAACTGTCTGTGAAGTTGCAGGAAGTTGGTTATGTACCGAATATGACGTCTGTTCTTCATGATGTTgaccaagaagaaaaagaaatgacgCTTCGAGTTCATAGTGAGAAGCTTGCTGTTGCGTTTGGAGTCATGAGCACTGTCCCTGGTACAACAATCCAAATCATTAAAAATCTCCGGGTATGCAGTGACTGTCACACTGCAATCAAGCTGATTGCCAAGATAGTTAATCGAGAAATTATAGTAAGGGACTCAAAGCGATTTCATCATTTTAAGGATGGATTCTGTTCCTGTGGGGATTATTGGTGA